TTCACAGTTTGCTGGAAGTTTTCTCAGACACACAATGGGCCATGTTCTTTTCCATTTAACACAAACACCACTCTTTTTCAGTCAAAACTTCAAAAACTATGTTAGTAATGGGGACAGGTCAGATTGTTTTTGTTACCTTATTGAGTATTGTACCAAATGTTCATAATGAGACAACTGGCGCATTTCCGATTTGATGACCTTTTCTTAGAATTGCATTTCACAACCTCTTTTCTCGGTAAAGTCAGAGTGATGAGATAATTTCTTCTGTACAACAAAGAttcaaaacaaatcagaaaaaaaactttaaaaagtgtACTGATACAGTGTTGTTGGTCAGGTGCACTCTTAAAGTAGTGCACCGTAACTTTTATAGAGTTTAATTTCCTGTTCAAAGAACCTGGCTTTCCCTTTTAGAGAAGCCAGCTGTGTTCCCTGCCAAGCTGCAGTAGACAGGGCCCATGCTGTCTCATACCTCACACTCGCCTGTGAAAGCCAGCTACTTGGGATGCACTAACTGTTACCAACCACAAAAGACCAGTTCTGTCGATTGACCACAACCGAGCCATGACTTGGCACTTTTTTATGATTGACTTGTTATGGTTCTTGGGCATGATACGCTTAAATTTATTCaacataataattattaaaGGGTTGAAATGGGTTTGTCAAGGGCTGGGTTCTTTCTCATTTGATACTTAGGGCATTTTAAGATAATTCTGTTAGGAATGACACttaagcagttttcagacatgacctgtgggtaaaatatggagaattggctacagagttaacccagagtttgcttttcacacatgcacaacacggtgggaggttttctgcacaacagcaacaaaacctCTGCATTTTTAAGGCGAGAGATGGAGCAGccggtgcagcagacagaggcaggaagtgacgtattgaCTCCGCTGATTCcgtgattttcttgacaacacgTAGACAGTGGATATATTCATTAGtattagttttgttttaaattttttgctTGTGTGAGAAGAGTCATCATCCCTCCCACTTGCTTgtggtgaatccagcggggATCCCCTGTTGTGTACCCTCATAGACTTCTCCTGGATCTCAAGGAGGCCAGGTGGAGAGAGTCCGCAGAGACTGAAGAGCATCTCACTCTGActtttgcgttcacacatgcatctCCTCTGGAGAACATACGGAGGAacagtgcttgtctgaaagcagcttaaataGCTTGCACAAGACAGTGACACAGTCTTAATAACTTAATGTTATTAATTACCTTTATGCTCTGTTTTGTAAAAAGTAAACTAAAACTTATTTGCTAACCATCTTGTCCTCTGCTTTCTCCAAACAGAGAAATCAGACAAAAAGGGAAGTTTAGAAAAGGAAATTGGTTCCAACAGCGGTGTACAGAAGTCCAGGGTGTGTCCGGGCCCAGAGAGGTGAGCCCTTTTTAATAATTCACACGTGGAAGCTTTCAAAACCAAAACTCTCTATACAACTGTGTATTCTTACACAGTTGTATAGAGAGTGTACACAAGTGTGGATTTGTGTGAGTTATTGTTTATATTCAGTGTTCAGACTGGTGTTCTTTATAATGAGTAAACATGAAGAATACATTTCCTTCCTTATACAGAGCTGTATTTGCGACGTGTTTGCTTTTGAGCTtccttcttccttcttctctgtctgtgatgAATCGCTGCCCCGATTATATTTCTAACTCGACTGGTTGATGGATGAGTACAACTGTAAGGCGCAAATTGTAGTTGTCAGTCTACATCGCCTGAGTCCTCAAAGAAGAGATTTATCCAACAAGGCACCTGTGACTTTACTGCATCGCTTGAAAGTTACTTCACATTATTAGATTCACTTAACGCAATGTCAAAtgcaatacattttacattgaaaAGCCCAATTGCCGCACTTGCTGCAGTGTGTCCTCAAAAGTATGAGAAAAGTTTAAAAGTATAAAACAGCAAATAATTTCAGTAGTCAGTTTTATAACAGGTACTGTTTACATACCCCAAAACAGCCTGTGAGGCATTCAATTCAAACCTTTGTTGTTAAAATTTACAATGCTAATTTgctctgttcatttgtttaatctGAAAGTGACAGTTGCCTTGGAATGAATGACTCTACTGTATTTTCTAATATGGTATTTAGTTATGGTTTTattcctcttctcttttactCAGTCTGTACTGATATCAGGGAAATACTGCGTTGCCCCATAGTCTTGTCTCTATTGTGCCTGTGTTGATCTACTGTTTATCACACTGTTAGTCTGGAGCAGAGTTATGTATGTCTCTGGTGTGCCCTCATTTAATTTCCAGCTTTTAGAAGAGGTATTACCTGATACAAGTAGGTCCAGTAGTACTGTTGGTGCAAACTGATAACTGTTCTTTGGTTGGTGAATAGAAAAgttagcacacacacaatgatcatCCAGACACCTGTTCCCCCTCTGACATCACACCAGAGTGACAGAATGATCTTGGTCTGCCTCCACTAACCCAGCGTCTAACTCTTACTTCTCCTCTCGGGCGTGCAGTCCAGCCATCTCCAGTCGAGAGTACCGGGATGACCTGGTGCACTCCTCCAGCCACACCCCGTCAAACAAAGCTCAGATACTGACCATGCCTCAGTTCAACCTGCGTGACAACCTCATCAGGTGTGAACTGCTGAAGAATGAGGACCTTTACACTTACCTGGAGAACTTCAGGTATGTGGCTGTCAACGAGTGCTTCATTTATAAATCAGGAGGTCAGAGAGGGGATCTGTTCTGGTGGGTCAGAACACTTGATTGGTGGTCTGACTCTAGTGCCTGGAGCACAttgaaaatcacaaaaaagAACATCATATGTCTCTATGTATTTACCTTAAACAGAGTTATAGAATTAGCAAGGAGGTACATAGAGACAGCTGCTTACAGCTTGGAGCTGTATCTCTCTCTTCATGTGGTTTGTTAAAAATGGTGGAAAATTGAATTAGAAGAAAGTGATTAATGACTCTGTTTCTATCATAGTGACTCCAAACTAGATTTTAGATAACTTCAatgggaaataaaaatgtcagaaCAGTTAGGATTAAATATTGCACAGAATTAATTTAAAGATTTGATGGTGATAAAGGAGTTGCTGAGTCCAATTAGACATGTGCCCGTCCCAATTTGGGAGGTCCCAATTTTGTTCTGGCAGGGAAGTGAAAAGTGCTATGGGATCATACACCATTTAATGTACAGGGGTTTGACAGGGTTTCGAGCCTAGTCCATTGTACTTTTGAACCATGAAAACATAGCATTCAACTGATGCCACATTATTACAATAACTAAACTCTTCTTAAGCCTCACTGTGGTGATTTGTCTCTGATATCTAGATGGAATACTTAGATCTATGATACTAGGACTATGATCCTACTTCTACACCCAGAAGGAACATTCTAAAGGTTTGAATTTCAGACACGTGTAATTGTACACTGTTCTACTCTGCTGATCAGTTGAGACCTTAAAATACTTTAGACTTGTTGAGCCCACAGTGTAGCTGTGAGCACAGTTTGGAATCAAGAAATGGTATGTAAAAAGATTAAGTCAACATCTGTgggtttgtatttctgtgtacTTAGCTCTTTGCTAATTTAAGCACTACTGTCTGAGACGCTGTCTAGAAATGCACCAGTTTAGAGGGTTAATGCACTATAGTAGTAAGTTGTTGCTCTTTAGCTCAGATCTAATTGATTGAGGATGTTGATATTCCTTTAAATACCAAGAcatttttcgtttttttttgtttctgagaaATAACTACACTGCCTCCTGTTGGTAGATGTCTGCCTTAATTATTGTCTTCATCAGAAACAGCAGTTACATTGTGCTGGGAGACCTGAAttgtctgatttattttcatgttacaCTCCAGACTGAGAATGTACAAGAAATCTTTGCTGATGTGCagatttcaaaaaaaaaaaaaaaaaaaaaaaggcttagGAAAGCAGCAGTCCATgatttttgtataaatacagcTTCAGCATTTTTCCAGGTAGCTGAGGACAGAGAGTTTTGTGCAGTAAGGTGTGATGGTGGTCAGCACAAAATAAAGAGTTCTGTGCTTTTCCTGTGCATGGAAGGAAGTTCGTATTTCAATCTGGACCTGCAGGATAAATCTCAGTGGGGATGCACCCTCTCACCatttcacacagtttgtgtACTTCAGCAAGGTACTGAAGTTCCAGGAGGCCTGCTCTGCTTATTGAGCTACTTCACACATTCGCTgaggtccagacattttcctaaAATGTTCTAGAAGGGCTGTATGGGAGAACAAAAATATAGAAGTcagttctggacattttctggaacttttcttGCAAATTTGTCCggaaaatgtcagaatgagcCCATGTAAGCAGGAAGCAGGAAAATTTAGTGAGTGAGTTGGcttgttgatgacgtttctcaCAAGACACAAAAGTGGAAGAACACATATATCTCCTGAATGTTGTATATCAATAAATAAGGGTGTTGCTGAAAAAGAGCAGTTTCTCTTTGAACCTACATAAAACAAAATTTCAGGATGAGAGAGAGTGCTGCAGCAATCAGCTTAATATATTGAGGTAAATTAATCTCCCCTGATTTAAACTGCGAATAACAGAAGAGACTTTGGATTTGTTGTCAGCAGGTTAAAGTCAAGAGGAAATGCTTGTTTAAAGTAAACTCTGTATTCTCCTCGTCTCTCCCCCATTCTGTCACAGCTTTTTCCTCGGCACATACAATGTGAATGGACAGACGCCAAAGGAAAGCCTCAGTCCTTGGCTGAGCTGCACTCAGGACCCTCCTGACATGTACTGCGTGGGGTAAGTCAAATTCACCCCTGCTTAAGAAAGGCAGTGCAATTCTCGACTTAATCCCatcacacatacagacatacaGTCCTCAAACCTATGACAAACATATGCAGGCATTGATCACGTTTTACGTAGGAGAACATGCCCTCCCACAGATTTAGAACCGTGCGCCCACTAATCCTGCCTACGTTTCTACTACTTTGATATGAGAGACTGGAAAAGTTGAGTAAATACCTCACAAGCTGTGGGTGATGTGGGAATCAAAACTCAAACTCCCATTTGGCCTTCCTTATAGTTTCCAGGAGCTGGATCTCAGCAAAGAGGCTTTCTTCTTTAATGACACCCCCAAAGAGCTGGAGTGGACGAAGGCTGTGTCCAAGGCCTTACATCCAGATGCCAAGTATGCCTTAGtaagaaaatctatttttttcttctttaaagtcGTCTTCCTGGATCTGTATATGTTAAAGCCAAGTCCACTGTATTCTGCCTTTACAGAGTATATTTAGCTTCTTTTGTGTTAACATGGAAACTAGTAGCAGATTCTCTGTTACTCTGAGTTTCCAATGTTTTGTGTAATGGTCAAGTGTCGTGGATGGAATTTTACCCTAGATATCATAAAGAATAGCTATGATAACCCTGCCAGTTTGGTGAGCATTTTCAGACTTTAATGTTTGaagatattttctgtctttgtcttcctcttatTTACTTTCATCTACTTCCGTTTTCTCAGAGTACTGACTCTTGCTTATCGTGtgactttttttctctgcttgGCTGCTTTCCTTGAGACCTCATAGGGCATACAGGATGTCTGTAAGTCACAGACCTTGTATAATGACAAGTCATTTCCTCATCAAGTGTCAGTGCTCTGACTAAAGCACACTGACCTTTCTGTAACTGACCCTCTAAAAGCCTGGCAGatgggaaaataaatgttttcacattagTATGTGTATGTTGTTTCTTGTTGGATTGACAGGGGAGGCTTATCAAACTGTTTTGCTTCCTCCCATGCACAACTGTGTAATATCCTGGGATGTTCATGTCCGTCTCTGTTTTCCTTGAGTTAAGTCAGAGGATCACACTAATCTGAACTATCCAATTTGTTTTTGTAGCTGCAAGTGAAAAAACTCTAAGCAGCAAAAAGGTGTTAGGCAGCATCGTAGGGCTACAGAGTCACTCTTAACTATTAACCACCCATGAATTTCAAATATGCAGGAAATTGATATTTTAAACAACTCTTTCTTTCCTGTATAAACTGATGTTTCTTTGTTAATTCGTGCTCTGCTCCAGGTGAAGTTGGTGCGTCTGGTGGGCATCATGCTGATCTTCTATGTAAAGAAGGAGCATGCAGAGTTCATATCTGATGTGGAGGCAGAGACTGTGGGCACTGGCATCATGGGAAGAATGGTAAGACTGGTTTTACGGGGCTTTTATTATTATAGATGCGCAGGTTTATCATGTAGGTTTGCTATTATAATGTAAAGTTATTACATGTTCAAAGCAGAAAAAACGCTTAAGTTTCTGCAATGACTGTTCCTTGTATTTTCTGTGATGATGAAATCCAGGTGTGCTGCCACCAGTGAATGAATTTAATGTAACTGTGGTGGAATAGACAAATACTTAAACAAGCTGAACCAGTGTTGagctccatccctctctttttatctctctTTACTCGAGAGCTTGTTCATCCAGCCCCTCCAACTTTGTTCCTCACGCACTGTTGCAGAATAGGATATTCTTGTCTTGTATGCAGATATGCTTACTTAGCAACCTCTGCAGTGTCGAGCAGATGGCAGGCTGGTGACCAGTAGGGACTCCATCCTCTCCTGCAGTAATGAGACGCTGGCTTATAGTCTGCACcaggaaatgacagaaacctgcCAAGTATTTAACTCAGTGCAACACTGGATCAGTGTCAAACAAGGGAGCTCGAATAACTGCATATAATcttattcaacttttttttattcttgaatCGGTGTAGATGTTCGACTGGCATTAATCTTGACTGATTTTATCGTTTCTACTTCAATCTCTCACTTGCTCACAGGGGAACAAGGGTGCTGTGGCAATCCGTTTTCACTTCCACAACTCCAGCATCTGTGTGGTCAACTCTCACTTAGCTGCCCACATAGAAGAATACGAGAGACGTAATCAAGACTATAAGGATATTTGCAGCCGTCTACAGTTTCGACAGCTTGAGCCTACACAGACTCCACTCACTATAATGAAGCATGAGTATGAACCATTAATACAGTTAAAGGTTATAGTATGATTAATTTAGAAATCATAGCAATACCATGACACACTTAGCTTTAGTTTTGCTGTGTATTGCAACTtctcatttgttgttttctctttgtttcattaGTGTGGTTTTATGGGTCGGAGACCTCAACTACAGAATCAGTGACCTTGATGTTGGCAATGTGAAGGAGCTAATTGGCAGGAAGGACTTTGAAACTCTGCACAGTTATGATCAGGTATTTAGAATGGTCTtaatctcttttctctctttgaatAGTCTGTATGTGTTTATGAGTGCTGATTCTTACAAGCTGCACTTGGTCCTCAGCTCAAGAGGCAGATCGATGAGGAGgctgtgtttgttggttttgtgGAGGGCGAGATTGATTTCCAGCCCACCTACAAATATGACACCGGCTCTGACAAATGGGATACAAGGTAATCTCGTATAGCTGCAAATAGCTGGCAGTAAGGACATCATTCTTCAGTGGTACGATCACGCTCTTAGTTAAAATTAACATAACTGCAAAAAGAAAGTTGTGTGACATATTCCAGCTCATCCCAgatatgtttcactgtgtagGTACTTAAGTCTCCTTCATTGTTTAACGCTGCATCCAAACTGTATACAAACCTCCCTTTGAAGAGTGACAGGTCTTTGACAGCGGAAGCATCTTTGTACCTGTGCTACAACTACGCTAAAACCACTTAAGaatccaaaacaaatgttttcttggAGCTTTTCCAAAAAGATACCGCAGGAGTATACAACAGTAGATAAACAATGAGAAAACTCAGGTgggtaaatatttatttagtaaTTTGACTGTGTAGCAATGTTTGCTCATCTTTCCTCACATGTTTTACAGTGGCTCCTTACAGTGAATAAGAAAACTACATTAGTTTTGAACTGGTGGCATGAATCAGTTTAGGCAACCTGAACTTTTTTGCTCTCAATTAACATCATTAATAAACACAGCTCAGCCTTAAAATGGTCCCAAATGTTCTGTTCTCACGCCAAAGAATTTCCATACAGGGATCATAGTTTACTTTGATAAAGAATGTGCAAATGCACCTTCatacaaatgtaatatttacCTTCATTATTTTATCTAATAAGAGATGTAATGAACATGCTTGAGAATTAACATGTTAACACTTCTGCATTTAGTGAGAAATGTCGCGTGCCTGCCTGGTGTGACCGTATCCTGTGGAGAGGGAAAAACATCAAGCAACAACTTTACCAGAGTCACATGGCTCTGAAGACCAGTGACCACAAACCAGTCAGTTCCCTGCTTGAAATTGGGGTAAATGACTCtgattttatcattaatttgTTCTCATGAGGTTAGAAACATAGATTTGAAAAgtacatacattttttacaaCTGATTGTTTCTTCCTCCTATATGTTCCTACAGATCAAGAGAGTAAATAGTGAAGCCTATAAGAAGACATTTGAAGAGATTGTGCGCAATATTGACAAAATGGAGAATGAATGCATTCCGTCTGTAACCCTGTCCAAGCAGGAGGTAAAAGTTCCTATCACTTTCAGTCCTATTATAGTGTAATGGGAGCTGTTTTATCTTTCTGATGCACTTAGTACAACAAACTGCCTTCTCATTATGCCCCTTTAATGACTTCAGTAAACCACAACTAATGAAGCAGTGTATTGATCTCAGGCTTTGGGCTTATTGCAGGTATTTAAGGATACAGTTACAAGCCATAGAGTcgactttttcttttaatctcacCCCATGAatccttctctcttctttcagtTCCACTTTAAGGACGTGAAGTTCATGCAGCACCATGCAGAGACATTGAGCCTCTTGAATGATGGGCAGGTCCCGTGTCAGTTTGAGTTTATCCAGAAGCCGAATGAGTCTACATACTGCAAGCCCTGGCTCACAGCAAACCCCCCCAAAGGCTTCATCGCTCAGGGTGAGTTACACATAGTCCCAGTTTCTTCCAGGAGCCAcaactcatttttttttaaaagcatcaaGGTCGTCCCTTTAGGTGCACATTCCTTATTCATAGTGCAAGATGAAATTTTGTTGTAGATTATGGATGTCATGTTGCTTTATAAATCCTCAAAGAGCACTACCTCAGCATTTGTAGAAACCCCTGTACAACATAATTCTAAAATAGTTTAGTAACCCATTACTTTATATGTGCACCCCTCAACATCAAGGTGGTTCTGTGGACATTGACCTTGAGGTTTTTGTAAACCGCTCGACTGCGCCTGAACTTAACTCTGGCAAGGAACAGATCGAAGACATCCTGGTGCTTCACCTGGAGCGTGGAAAGGACTATTTCATCCCAGTGGCAGGAAACTACCTGCCCAGCTGCTACggctcatccatccattcattgtGTCAGCTGAGGGAGCCCATCCAGGACATGCCGCAAGAGACGCTTCGTGATCTTGTGAGTGTCCTTGAAATAACTCACAACTCACAGCATATCTTGTTTTATACCTTTTCAGATTTACAATTTTACACAGACTTAACTGTTTTATCTTAACTGttctttgctgtgtttgttcTGAACATTAGGCAGAGAGGCCTGGAGATGAGAATGCAGTAAACGTTGAAAAGCCTCTAGACA
This region of Paralichthys olivaceus isolate ysfri-2021 chromosome 13, ASM2471397v2, whole genome shotgun sequence genomic DNA includes:
- the inpp5b gene encoding type II inositol 1,4,5-trisphosphate 5-phosphatase isoform X5 → MGRSNWTRSPPAQNEWQRCGEMSEPVRASEKSDKKGSLEKEIGSNSGVQKSRVCPGPESPAISSREYRDDLVHSSSHTPSNKAQILTMPQFNLRDNLIRCELLKNEDLYTYLENFSFFLGTYNVNGQTPKESLSPWLSCTQDPPDMYCVGFQELDLSKEAFFFNDTPKELEWTKAVSKALHPDAKYALVKLVRLVGIMLIFYVKKEHAEFISDVEAETVGTGIMGRMGNKGAVAIRFHFHNSSICVVNSHLAAHIEEYERRNQDYKDICSRLQFRQLEPTQTPLTIMKHDVVLWVGDLNYRISDLDVGNVKELIGRKDFETLHSYDQLKRQIDEEAVFVGFVEGEIDFQPTYKYDTGSDKWDTSEKCRVPAWCDRILWRGKNIKQQLYQSHMALKTSDHKPVSSLLEIGIKRVNSEAYKKTFEEIVRNIDKMENECIPSVTLSKQEFHFKDVKFMQHHAETLSLLNDGQVPCQFEFIQKPNESTYCKPWLTANPPKGFIAQGGSVDIDLEVFVNRSTAPELNSGKEQIEDILVLHLERGKDYFIPVAGNYLPSCYGSSIHSLCQLREPIQDMPQETLRDLAERPGDENAVNVEKPLDIPKELWMMVDHLFRNAIKQEDIFQQPGLRSEFAEIRDCLDTGMPDSLPGSNHSVAEALLLFLDALPQPVVPYSFYQQCLESCYNASQCEKVISMLPRCHQNVFNYLSAFLRELLKNSANNRLDVNILATIFASLLLKSPQKQDLAEKRKTQEFFQHFLSQGSS
- the inpp5b gene encoding type II inositol 1,4,5-trisphosphate 5-phosphatase isoform X3; its protein translation is MERLEDQAPGVVKTKNIQNGKDVCKSPTHMPKFGWINKYHKANKGPGVVKQALAPLGTTFAKLNQHRKTEKSDKKGSLEKEIGSNSGVQKSRVCPGPESPAISSREYRDDLVHSSSHTPSNKAQILTMPQFNLRDNLIRCELLKNEDLYTYLENFSFFLGTYNVNGQTPKESLSPWLSCTQDPPDMYCVGFQELDLSKEAFFFNDTPKELEWTKAVSKALHPDAKYALVKLVRLVGIMLIFYVKKEHAEFISDVEAETVGTGIMGRMGNKGAVAIRFHFHNSSICVVNSHLAAHIEEYERRNQDYKDICSRLQFRQLEPTQTPLTIMKHDVVLWVGDLNYRISDLDVGNVKELIGRKDFETLHSYDQLKRQIDEEAVFVGFVEGEIDFQPTYKYDTGSDKWDTSEKCRVPAWCDRILWRGKNIKQQLYQSHMALKTSDHKPVSSLLEIGIKRVNSEAYKKTFEEIVRNIDKMENECIPSVTLSKQEFHFKDVKFMQHHAETLSLLNDGQVPCQFEFIQKPNESTYCKPWLTANPPKGFIAQGGSVDIDLEVFVNRSTAPELNSGKEQIEDILVLHLERGKDYFIPVAGNYLPSCYGSSIHSLCQLREPIQDMPQETLRDLAERPGDENAVNVEKPLDIPKELWMMVDHLFRNAIKQEDIFQQPGLRSEFAEIRDCLDTGMPDSLPGSNHSVAEALLLFLDALPQPVVPYSFYQQCLESCYNASQCEKVISMLPRCHQNVFNYLSAFLRELLKNSANNRLDVNILATIFASLLLKSPQKQDLAEKRKTQEFFQHFLSQGSS
- the inpp5b gene encoding type II inositol 1,4,5-trisphosphate 5-phosphatase isoform X6, with translation MPKFGWINKYHKANKGPGVVKQALAPLGTTFAKLNQHRKTEKSDKKGSLEKEIGSNSGVQKSRVCPGPESPAISSREYRDDLVHSSSHTPSNKAQILTMPQFNLRDNLIRCELLKNEDLYTYLENFSFFLGTYNVNGQTPKESLSPWLSCTQDPPDMYCVGFQELDLSKEAFFFNDTPKELEWTKAVSKALHPDAKYALVKLVRLVGIMLIFYVKKEHAEFISDVEAETVGTGIMGRMGNKGAVAIRFHFHNSSICVVNSHLAAHIEEYERRNQDYKDICSRLQFRQLEPTQTPLTIMKHDVVLWVGDLNYRISDLDVGNVKELIGRKDFETLHSYDQLKRQIDEEAVFVGFVEGEIDFQPTYKYDTGSDKWDTSEKCRVPAWCDRILWRGKNIKQQLYQSHMALKTSDHKPVSSLLEIGIKRVNSEAYKKTFEEIVRNIDKMENECIPSVTLSKQEFHFKDVKFMQHHAETLSLLNDGQVPCQFEFIQKPNESTYCKPWLTANPPKGFIAQGGSVDIDLEVFVNRSTAPELNSGKEQIEDILVLHLERGKDYFIPVAGNYLPSCYGSSIHSLCQLREPIQDMPQETLRDLAERPGDENAVNVEKPLDIPKELWMMVDHLFRNAIKQEDIFQQPGLRSEFAEIRDCLDTGMPDSLPGSNHSVAEALLLFLDALPQPVVPYSFYQQCLESCYNASQCEKVISMLPRCHQNVFNYLSAFLRELLKNSANNRLDVNILATIFASLLLKSPQKQDLAEKRKTQEFFQHFLSQGSS
- the inpp5b gene encoding type II inositol 1,4,5-trisphosphate 5-phosphatase isoform X4: MERLEDQAPGVVKTKNIQNDVCKSPTHMPKFGWINKYHKANKGPGVVKQALAPLGTTFAKLNQHRKTEKSDKKGSLEKEIGSNSGVQKSRVCPGPESPAISSREYRDDLVHSSSHTPSNKAQILTMPQFNLRDNLIRCELLKNEDLYTYLENFSFFLGTYNVNGQTPKESLSPWLSCTQDPPDMYCVGFQELDLSKEAFFFNDTPKELEWTKAVSKALHPDAKYALVKLVRLVGIMLIFYVKKEHAEFISDVEAETVGTGIMGRMGNKGAVAIRFHFHNSSICVVNSHLAAHIEEYERRNQDYKDICSRLQFRQLEPTQTPLTIMKHDVVLWVGDLNYRISDLDVGNVKELIGRKDFETLHSYDQLKRQIDEEAVFVGFVEGEIDFQPTYKYDTGSDKWDTSEKCRVPAWCDRILWRGKNIKQQLYQSHMALKTSDHKPVSSLLEIGIKRVNSEAYKKTFEEIVRNIDKMENECIPSVTLSKQEFHFKDVKFMQHHAETLSLLNDGQVPCQFEFIQKPNESTYCKPWLTANPPKGFIAQGGSVDIDLEVFVNRSTAPELNSGKEQIEDILVLHLERGKDYFIPVAGNYLPSCYGSSIHSLCQLREPIQDMPQETLRDLAERPGDENAVNVEKPLDIPKELWMMVDHLFRNAIKQEDIFQQPGLRSEFAEIRDCLDTGMPDSLPGSNHSVAEALLLFLDALPQPVVPYSFYQQCLESCYNASQCEKVISMLPRCHQNVFNYLSAFLRELLKNSANNRLDVNILATIFASLLLKSPQKQDLAEKRKTQEFFQHFLSQGSS
- the inpp5b gene encoding type II inositol 1,4,5-trisphosphate 5-phosphatase isoform X2, encoding MQTYFRYTLNCEHAVQCEVMSHSITESRLLGLVESSKEHAIFIYTHRRMAITADDVSLEDIVPVSLDFAVVEISSPEELAVVGADTRVRVSYQEEELELRLPFGSHSRLFLSEVNRAWSDVCKSPTHMPKFGWINKYHKANKGPGVVKQALAPLGTTFAKLNQHRKTEKSDKKGSLEKEIGSNSGVQKSRVCPGPESPAISSREYRDDLVHSSSHTPSNKAQILTMPQFNLRDNLIRCELLKNEDLYTYLENFSFFLGTYNVNGQTPKESLSPWLSCTQDPPDMYCVGFQELDLSKEAFFFNDTPKELEWTKAVSKALHPDAKYALVKLVRLVGIMLIFYVKKEHAEFISDVEAETVGTGIMGRMGNKGAVAIRFHFHNSSICVVNSHLAAHIEEYERRNQDYKDICSRLQFRQLEPTQTPLTIMKHDVVLWVGDLNYRISDLDVGNVKELIGRKDFETLHSYDQLKRQIDEEAVFVGFVEGEIDFQPTYKYDTGSDKWDTSEKCRVPAWCDRILWRGKNIKQQLYQSHMALKTSDHKPVSSLLEIGIKRVNSEAYKKTFEEIVRNIDKMENECIPSVTLSKQEFHFKDVKFMQHHAETLSLLNDGQVPCQFEFIQKPNESTYCKPWLTANPPKGFIAQGGSVDIDLEVFVNRSTAPELNSGKEQIEDILVLHLERGKDYFIPVAGNYLPSCYGSSIHSLCQLREPIQDMPQETLRDLAERPGDENAVNVEKPLDIPKELWMMVDHLFRNAIKQEDIFQQPGLRSEFAEIRDCLDTGMPDSLPGSNHSVAEALLLFLDALPQPVVPYSFYQQCLESCYNASQCEKVISMLPRCHQNVFNYLSAFLRELLKNSANNRLDVNILATIFASLLLKSPQKQDLAEKRKTQEFFQHFLSQGSS
- the inpp5b gene encoding type II inositol 1,4,5-trisphosphate 5-phosphatase isoform X1; amino-acid sequence: MCDRERNQSLIEIHVEYSCELFTSWRGRERERDRDRDVAMDQSVAIQETLEREENCLICEVMSHSITESRLLGLVESSKEHAIFIYTHRRMAITADDVSLEDIVPVSLDFAVVEISSPEELAVVGADTRVRVSYQEEELELRLPFGSHSRLFLSEVNRAWSDVCKSPTHMPKFGWINKYHKANKGPGVVKQALAPLGTTFAKLNQHRKTEKSDKKGSLEKEIGSNSGVQKSRVCPGPESPAISSREYRDDLVHSSSHTPSNKAQILTMPQFNLRDNLIRCELLKNEDLYTYLENFSFFLGTYNVNGQTPKESLSPWLSCTQDPPDMYCVGFQELDLSKEAFFFNDTPKELEWTKAVSKALHPDAKYALVKLVRLVGIMLIFYVKKEHAEFISDVEAETVGTGIMGRMGNKGAVAIRFHFHNSSICVVNSHLAAHIEEYERRNQDYKDICSRLQFRQLEPTQTPLTIMKHDVVLWVGDLNYRISDLDVGNVKELIGRKDFETLHSYDQLKRQIDEEAVFVGFVEGEIDFQPTYKYDTGSDKWDTSEKCRVPAWCDRILWRGKNIKQQLYQSHMALKTSDHKPVSSLLEIGIKRVNSEAYKKTFEEIVRNIDKMENECIPSVTLSKQEFHFKDVKFMQHHAETLSLLNDGQVPCQFEFIQKPNESTYCKPWLTANPPKGFIAQGGSVDIDLEVFVNRSTAPELNSGKEQIEDILVLHLERGKDYFIPVAGNYLPSCYGSSIHSLCQLREPIQDMPQETLRDLAERPGDENAVNVEKPLDIPKELWMMVDHLFRNAIKQEDIFQQPGLRSEFAEIRDCLDTGMPDSLPGSNHSVAEALLLFLDALPQPVVPYSFYQQCLESCYNASQCEKVISMLPRCHQNVFNYLSAFLRELLKNSANNRLDVNILATIFASLLLKSPQKQDLAEKRKTQEFFQHFLSQGSS